One Papaver somniferum cultivar HN1 chromosome 10, ASM357369v1, whole genome shotgun sequence genomic window carries:
- the LOC113316749 gene encoding leucine-rich repeat extensin-like protein 3 produces the protein MNTSKNPSNIVRFGFLILLLLISLILTITEAGRTHPDHRIQIRKQDVEHDEKRAVTSNRRRSGGGGNTNRRRGGGGGSRRGGSGSRGGAPRRQQSCDPLYQYLFGDCGSWPFPSSPSPNNPFLTTPPSRPPRRRPVVPPPSSPLPPPLVPSPPPLVPILPSPPPLVPQPPPLVASPPPLVASPPPTIVASPPPTVAASPPPAQVASPPPLVPSPPPPTPSPPPPLVPSPPPPTPSPPAIPPGVIIPPPLPPISLLPPWLSPPSDGGGGGDNNQPGPLVFSPPPSDSGGGDDMPPEPLVFSPPPSFSLPPPSDDSGGDDIPPEPLVFSPPPSFSLPPPSDDSGGMDIPPEPLVFSPPPSFSLPPPIEDGGAAADIPPEPLLFSPPPSDEDYIPPAEPVSPFFTTPPTPDFPFPQPPNLDPPSFDPNIPDSNPTPLVPNTPVVDDQPTLPPPFPLPQPPNLDPPSVYPNIPDTNPSPLVPDNPVVDYQPTLPPSFPLPESPNLDPPSTVTPNIPVPDTNPTPLVPDNPVFGDQPQPITEPSAPSLPFLPPSDDSPLDDPPPSTDSPPFKN, from the coding sequence ATGAATACTAGTAAAAACCCTTCAAATATTGTGAGATTTGGTTTTCTGATTTTACTTCTTTTGATCAGTCTAATCTTAACAATCACTGAAGCAGGAAGAACTCATCCtgatcacagaattcaaataagaAAACAAGATGTTGAACATGATGAGAAAAGAGCAGTAACTAGTAACAGAAgaagaagtggtggtggtggtaatactAATAGAagaagaggtggtggtggtggttcaagAAGAGGTGGTAGCGGGTCAAGAGGAGGAGCACCAAGAAGACAACAAAGTTGTGATCCTTTGTATCAGTATCTGTTTGGAGATTGTGGTTCGTGGCCATTCCCTTCATCTCCTTCGCCTAATAATCCTTTTCTTACAACCCCCCCATCTAGGCCACCGCGCCGTCGCCCTGTAGTGccaccaccttcatcacctcttcctcctccattagtccCTTCTCCACCTCCGCTTGTTCCAATTTTACCCTCTCCTCCTCCTTTGGTTCCTCAACCACCACCTTTAGTTGCATCCCCACCACCGCTAGTTGCTTCACCACCACCAACTATCGTTGCTTCACCTCCACCTACCGTCGCTGCTTCACCTCCACCAGCTCAAGTTGCTTCGCCTCCCCCGTTAGTTCCTTCACCTCCACCACCAACACCTTCACCTCCACCACCGTTAGTACCCTCACCACCCCCACCAACACCTTCACCACCAGCAATACCACCCGGTGTTATAATTCCTCCaccattaccacctatatcactTCTGCCCCCATGGTTATCCCCACCAtcggatggtggtggtggtggtgacaatAATCAACCAGGACCGTTAGTGTTTTCACCACCACCATCTGATAGTGGCGGCGGCGACGATATGCCACCTGAGCCATTAGTATTTTCACCACCACCGTCTTTTTCTTTACCACCACCATCTGATGATAGTGGTGGCGATGATATTCCACCTGAGCCATTAGTAttttcaccaccaccatcttttTCTTTACCACCGCCATCTGATGATAGTGGTGGCATGGATATTCCACCGGAGCCATTAGTATTTTCACCACCGCCCTCCTTTTCTTTACCACCACCAATAGAGgatggtggtgctgctgctgatATTCCACCAGAGCCATTACTGTTTTCTCCACCACCATCTGATGAAGATTACATTCCTCCAGCTGAGCCAGTTTCCCCATTTTTTACTACACCACCAACACCTGATTTTCCTTTTCCACAACCTCCGAATCTAGACCCACCTTCATTTGATCCTAACATTCCAGATAGTAATCCTACACCATTAGTACCAAATACCCCAGTTGTCGATGATCAACCAACTTTGCCACCACCttttccacttccacaaccacctaACTTAGACCCACCTTCAGTTTATCCTAACATTCCAGACACTAATCCATCACCATTGGTACCAGATAATCCTGTTGTGGATTACCAACCCACTTTGCCACCGTCTTTTCCTCTTCCAGAATCACCTAACTTAGACCCACCTTCAACAGTAACTCCCAACATTCCAGTTCCAGATACGAATCCAACACCTCTAGTACCGGATAATCCTGTTTTTGGTGATCAACCACAACCCATAACAGAGCCTAGTGCACCATCTCTTCCTTTCTTACCTCCATCTGATGATAGTCCACTGGATGATCCACCACCATCAACTGATTCTCCTCCTTTCAAGAACTGA